The following are from one region of the Sandaracinus amylolyticus genome:
- a CDS encoding YfbM family protein: MSGRGVLFAVDDDTLARLGDASSDAEVRAIVSELEERWDPATTCELDKAWDAIHRALTDGRLSFGNGTPPLSWAVLGGRRLHDGDELIVTVKAPDQVQRIARALAGWDRAKLRAAYYRIPKQDYGDLDEEDLEYVWAYFTKMLELWKDAAREERGVVFSVEP; the protein is encoded by the coding sequence ATGAGCGGACGCGGTGTGCTCTTCGCGGTCGACGACGACACCCTCGCGCGCCTGGGCGACGCGAGCAGCGATGCCGAGGTGCGCGCGATCGTGAGCGAGCTCGAGGAGCGCTGGGATCCAGCGACGACCTGCGAGCTCGACAAGGCGTGGGACGCCATCCATCGCGCGCTCACCGACGGTCGTCTCTCGTTCGGCAACGGCACGCCGCCGCTCTCGTGGGCGGTCCTCGGAGGGCGGCGGTTGCACGACGGCGACGAGCTCATCGTGACGGTGAAGGCGCCCGATCAGGTGCAGCGCATCGCGCGCGCGCTGGCGGGCTGGGATCGCGCGAAGCTGCGCGCGGCGTACTACCGGATCCCGAAGCAGGACTACGGCGATCTCGACGAAGAGGATCTCGAGTACGTGTGGGCGTACTTCACGAAGATGCTCGAGCTCTGGAAGGACGCCGCGCGCGAGGAGCGCGGCGTCGTGTTCAGCGTGGAGCCGTGA